The following are from one region of the Sorghum bicolor cultivar BTx623 chromosome 2, Sorghum_bicolor_NCBIv3, whole genome shotgun sequence genome:
- the LOC8081802 gene encoding defensin Ec-AMP-D1: MGLSAKLFAVLLLLLIGYNTETQGPITMALARKCESPSLKFRGPCSRDANCASVCLTEGFTGGECKGLRHRCFCTRDC; the protein is encoded by the exons ATGGGTCTCTCCGCCAAGCTTTTTGCGGtcctcctgctgctcctcattGGTTATAATACAG AGACGCAGGGACCAATCACTATGGCATTGGCGAGGAAGTGTGAGTCGCCGAGCCTCAAATTCAGGGGACCCTGCTCGAGAGacgcaaactgcgcaagcgtTTGCCTGACTGAAGGTTTTACCGGTGGCGAGTGCAAAGGCCTACGCCACCGCTGCTTCTGTACCAGGGACTGCTAG
- the LOC8069156 gene encoding defensin Ec-AMP-D1 yields the protein MGLSTKLFAVLLLLLIGGYTEMQGPVTVALARKCQSKSFKFKGPCSRDENCATVCLTEGFTSGKCRGLRRRCFCTRDC from the exons ATGGGTCTCTCCACCAAGCTTTTTGCggtcctcctcctgctcctcattGGTGGTTATACTG AGATGCAGGGACCAGTGACTGTGGCATTGGCGAGGAAGTGCCAGTCGAAGAGCTTCAAATTCAAGGGACCCTGCTCGAGGGACGAAAACTGTGCAACCGTTTGCCTGACAGAAGGTTTTACCAGTGGCAAGTGCAGAGGCCTACGCCGCCGCTGCTTCTGTACCAGGGACTGCTAG
- the LOC8069158 gene encoding cytochrome P450 76M5, which produces MAARELYWWPWATLAAVSLLLYYLMTNRRRRWGSRSGRRRPPGPRPLPLIGNLLDLREGNLHHTLARLARAHGAPVMRLDLGLVPAVVISSRDAAREAFTAHDRRLAARAVPDGKRALNFCDRSMIWLPSSDPLWRTLRGVVASHVFSPRSLAATRAVRERKVRDLVAYLRGRAGMEVDVKEAVYGGVINLVSSSLFSVDVVDVGAASAHALQELVEELIECIAKPNVSDFFPFLRPLDLQGWRRWVAGHLSKIFQVLDDIIDRRLAVAASASTSKGDDRHGDFLDVLVELKSRGKITRDNLTLVLFDVFTAGSDTMALTVEWAMAELLRNPGIMAKVRAEIKGAVGGKKEGAVDEDDVASLPYLQAVVKEAMRLHPVAPVMLPHMAVEDGVEIGGYAVPRGCTVIFNTWAIMRDPAAWERPDEFVPERFLSRELDSLGKQFEFIPFGSGRRLCPGVPMAERVVPLILASLVHAFEWQLPDGMSAEQVDVSEKFTTANVLAFPLKVVPVIV; this is translated from the coding sequence ATGGCGGCGCGCGAGCTCTACTGGTGGCCATGGGCGACGCTCGCCGCCGTCTCCCTCCTCCTCTACTACCTGATGaccaaccgccgccgccgctggggcTCGCGCTCCGGACGGCGCCGCCCGCCGGGCCCCAGGCCTCTGCCGCTCATCGGCAACCTCCTGGACCTGCGCGAGGGCAACCTCCACCACACGCTAGCGCGCCTGGCCCGCGCGCACGGCGCCCCCGTCATGCGCCTCGACCTGGGCCTCGTCCCGGCCGTGGTCATCTCCTCCCGCGACGCCGCCCGGGAGGCCTTCACGGCGCACGACCGGCGCCTCGCGGCGCGCGCCGTCCCGGACGGCAAGCGCGCCCTCAACTTCTGCGACCGGTCCATGATCTGGCTCCCGAGCTCCGACCCGCTCTGGCGGACCCTGCGCGGCGTCGTGGCCTCGCACGTCTTTTCGCCGCGCAGCCTCGCCGCGACGCGCGCCGTCCGGGAGCGCAAGGTGCGGGACCTGGTGGCGTACCTCCGCGGACGCGCCGGGATGGAGGTGGACGTCAAGGAGGCGGTGTACGGCGGCGTCATCAACCTCGTGTCGAGCTCGCTCTTCTCCGTCGACGTCGTCGACGTGGGCGCCGCGTCGGCGCATGCGTTGCAGGAGCTCGTGGAGGAGCTCATCGAGTGCATCGCCAAGCCTAACGTGTCCGACTTCTTCCCCTTCCTCCGGCCGCTCGACCTCCAGGGATGGCGGCGGTGGGTGGCCGGGCACCTCAGTAAGATTTTCCAGGTCTTGGACGACATCATCGACCGCCGGTTGGCCGTGGCGGCTTCCGCCTCCACGTCCAAGGGCGACGACCGGCACGGCGACTTCCTCGATGTCCTCGTGGAGCTCAAGTCCAGGGGCAAGATCACTCGCGACAACCTAACTTTGGTCCTGTTCGACGTGTTCACCGCCGGCAGCGACACCATGGCGCTCACCGTGGAGTGGGCGATGGCGGAGCTCCTCCGCAACCCGggcatcatggccaaggtacgCGCCGAGATCAAGGGCGCCGTCGGCGGCAAGAAGGAAGGAGCCGTCGACGAGGACGACGTGGCGAGCCTGCCGTACCTGCAGGCCGTCGTGAAGGAGGCCATGCGGCTCCACCCGGTGGCGCCCGTGATGCTGCCGCACATGGCCGTGGAGGACGGCGTCGAGATCGGCGGCTACGCGGTGCCCAGGGGGTGTACGGTCATCTTCAACACGTGGGCCATCATGCGCGACCCGGCGGCGTGGGAGAGGCCCGACGAGTTCGTGCCGGAGAGGTTCCTGAGCAGGGAGCTGGACAGTCTAGGGAAACAGTTCGAGTTCATCCCGTTCGGCTCCGGCCgccggctctgccccggcgtgCCCATGGCGGAGCGGGTCGTGCCACTTATACTAGCGTCGCTGGTGCACGCGTTCGAGTGGCAGCTGCCGGACGGCATGTCGGCGGAGCAGGTGGACGTGAGCGAGAAGTTCACAACCGCCAATGTTTTGGCCTTCCCTCTTAAAGTCGTGCCTGTGATAGTGTGA